A genome region from Streptomyces pratensis includes the following:
- a CDS encoding bifunctional sugar phosphate isomerase/epimerase/4-hydroxyphenylpyruvate dioxygenase family protein: protein MRTSIATVSLSGTLTEKLAAAARAGFDGVEIFENDLIGSPLSPEEIGERAADLGLTIDLFQPMRDIEAVPADEFARNLRRAEHKFRLMRRLGADTVLVCSSVSPYAVDDDALAAEQLRRLSDLAQESGIRVAYEALAWGRHVSTYEHAWRIVEAADHPALGVCLDSFHILARGSDVTGIEDIPGGKIFFLQLADAPQMALDVLQWSRHHRCFPGQGDLDVAGLVRAAVRAGYDGPLSLEVFNDVFRQADAGRTAIDARRSLTLLQESAGLTAPPAPVVPTGFAFVEIATADAARIAPLLTALGFSRTARHSGKPVDLWEQGEARILINTDTGIHRPEPSLTAVGLESPDPVGASARAESLLAPVLPRRRTPGDAPLDAVAAPDGTEFFFCVTERTQRPGATGSPDGPGATGSPSRPDATATSRPFRPDDAGSPGSPGATGDPVRAGWTGDFAPAPHTPAPIGITRVDHVALTQPWHHFDEATLFHRGVLGLRPHASVDLADPYGLLRSRAASNEDGTVRIALGVGASPTEDPARGGRPQHIALVTDDLVSTVRRALAAGARMLPVPANYYDDLAAQHVFAPGELETYRDLGILYDRDEKGEFRHCYTVTTGRVFFELVERGGGYDGYGARNAPVRLAAQHALAE, encoded by the coding sequence ATGCGTACGTCCATCGCCACCGTCTCGCTCAGCGGAACGCTCACCGAGAAGCTCGCGGCGGCAGCGCGCGCGGGCTTCGACGGCGTCGAGATCTTCGAGAACGACCTGATCGGGAGTCCGCTGAGCCCCGAGGAGATCGGGGAACGGGCGGCGGATCTCGGTCTGACCATCGACCTCTTCCAGCCGATGCGCGACATCGAGGCCGTCCCCGCCGACGAGTTCGCCCGGAACCTGCGGCGCGCCGAGCACAAGTTCCGGCTGATGCGGCGACTCGGCGCGGACACCGTCCTGGTCTGCTCCAGTGTGTCGCCGTACGCCGTCGACGACGACGCACTCGCCGCCGAGCAGCTGCGCCGGCTGTCCGACCTCGCGCAGGAGTCCGGCATCCGGGTCGCGTACGAGGCGCTGGCGTGGGGACGCCACGTCAGCACCTACGAGCACGCCTGGCGCATCGTCGAGGCCGCGGACCATCCCGCGCTCGGGGTCTGTCTGGACAGTTTCCACATCCTGGCCAGGGGTTCCGACGTCACGGGGATCGAGGACATTCCCGGCGGCAAGATCTTCTTCCTCCAGCTCGCCGACGCCCCGCAGATGGCCCTGGACGTGTTGCAGTGGAGCCGCCACCACCGCTGCTTCCCCGGCCAGGGCGACCTCGACGTCGCCGGGCTGGTACGCGCCGCCGTCCGTGCCGGCTACGACGGGCCCCTCTCGCTGGAGGTGTTCAACGACGTCTTCCGCCAGGCGGACGCGGGCCGCACCGCCATCGACGCACGGCGCTCGCTGACGCTCCTCCAGGAGTCGGCGGGACTGACCGCTCCTCCGGCCCCGGTCGTTCCCACCGGATTCGCCTTCGTGGAGATCGCCACGGCCGACGCCGCCAGGATCGCGCCCCTGCTGACCGCGCTGGGCTTCTCACGCACCGCCAGGCACTCCGGCAAGCCGGTGGACCTCTGGGAACAGGGCGAGGCCCGCATCCTGATCAACACCGACACCGGCATCCACCGCCCGGAGCCCTCGCTCACCGCGGTGGGCCTCGAAAGCCCCGACCCGGTGGGAGCCTCCGCGCGGGCCGAGTCGCTGCTCGCGCCCGTCCTCCCCCGGCGCCGCACCCCCGGGGACGCCCCGCTGGACGCGGTGGCCGCGCCCGACGGCACCGAGTTCTTCTTCTGCGTCACCGAGCGGACCCAACGCCCCGGCGCCACCGGCAGCCCCGACGGCCCCGGCGCCACCGGCAGCCCCTCCCGCCCCGACGCCACCGCCACCAGCCGCCCCTTCCGCCCTGACGACGCGGGCAGCCCCGGCAGCCCCGGCGCCACCGGCGACCCCGTACGCGCCGGCTGGACCGGGGACTTCGCGCCCGCCCCGCACACCCCCGCCCCCATCGGGATCACCCGCGTCGACCATGTCGCGCTGACCCAGCCCTGGCACCACTTCGACGAGGCGACCCTCTTCCACCGCGGCGTGCTCGGTCTCCGCCCGCACGCGAGCGTCGACCTCGCCGACCCGTACGGCCTGCTCCGCAGCCGGGCCGCCAGCAACGAGGACGGCACCGTGCGCATCGCCCTCGGCGTGGGGGCTTCCCCCACGGAGGATCCGGCACGCGGAGGCAGGCCCCAGCACATCGCCCTGGTCACGGACGACCTCGTCTCCACGGTCCGCCGGGCCCTCGCGGCCGGCGCCCGGATGCTGCCGGTCCCCGCCAACTACTACGACGACCTGGCCGCGCAACACGTGTTCGCCCCGGGCGAGTTGGAGACCTACCGGGACCTGGGCATCCTCTACGACCGCGACGAGAAGGGGGAGTTCCGGCACTGCTACACCGTGACGACCGGCCGCGTGTTCTTCGAACTCGTCGAGCGCGGCGGTGGATACGACGGATACGGCGCCAGGAACGCCCCCGTCAGGCTCGCCGCGCAGCACGCACTGGCCGAATGA
- a CDS encoding prenyltransferase/squalene oxidase repeat-containing protein, which translates to MSVRRRAAALAITAVLCGAAAPVAVAAPSPSPSSPGLPEGLYGTKDPTYDGVWRQSLSFLAQKIELVTPATKSVDWLVGQQCDSGAFPAYRDASEPCDAKTVADTNATAAAVQAVVELGVHREVVDNGVAWLKSVQNEDGGWGYNPGSPSDANSTGVVAGALARAGVPLADVTKAGGKTPYTALQTFALPCGGQDGGAFAYQPDKKGGLTANADATAAAVLGSMGKGMAAGNYNAVKAPVCTEGTGLTPEQSAQNGASYLAKALAAEGHLELPPMPGAEESAPQPDFGNTADAVVALAASGHKDKAAGAVAYLEKHAQGWAKEGGPAATAQLVLAAHATGTDARDFGGVDLVRQLNATGPAPAATAVPSPTATAPSKPADTSSDDEGLGLWWIIGIGLAFGAGIGFLLSGRRKNQQL; encoded by the coding sequence ATGTCCGTACGCCGCCGCGCGGCAGCGCTCGCGATCACCGCCGTGCTCTGTGGAGCTGCCGCCCCGGTGGCGGTCGCCGCGCCGAGCCCGTCCCCCTCCTCTCCCGGCCTCCCGGAGGGGCTGTACGGCACCAAGGACCCGACGTACGACGGTGTGTGGCGCCAGTCGCTGTCCTTCCTCGCGCAGAAGATCGAGCTGGTCACGCCCGCCACGAAGTCGGTCGACTGGCTCGTCGGCCAGCAGTGCGACAGCGGGGCCTTCCCCGCCTACCGCGACGCCTCCGAGCCCTGCGACGCCAAGACGGTCGCGGACACCAACGCCACGGCGGCGGCGGTCCAGGCCGTGGTCGAGCTCGGCGTGCACCGAGAGGTCGTCGACAACGGGGTCGCCTGGCTGAAGTCCGTACAGAACGAGGACGGCGGCTGGGGCTACAACCCGGGCAGCCCGAGCGACGCCAACTCCACCGGCGTCGTGGCCGGTGCGCTCGCCCGGGCGGGTGTGCCGCTCGCCGACGTCACGAAGGCGGGCGGGAAGACGCCGTACACGGCGCTGCAGACCTTCGCGCTGCCCTGCGGTGGCCAGGACGGCGGGGCGTTCGCCTACCAGCCGGACAAGAAGGGCGGGCTCACCGCCAACGCGGACGCCACGGCGGCCGCTGTGCTCGGCTCGATGGGCAAGGGCATGGCCGCCGGGAACTACAACGCGGTGAAGGCCCCCGTCTGCACCGAGGGCACCGGCCTCACACCGGAGCAGTCGGCGCAGAACGGCGCCTCCTACCTGGCGAAGGCGCTTGCCGCCGAGGGACATCTGGAACTGCCGCCGATGCCGGGCGCCGAGGAGTCCGCGCCGCAGCCGGACTTCGGCAACACGGCGGACGCGGTCGTGGCGCTGGCGGCCTCCGGCCACAAGGACAAGGCGGCGGGCGCGGTCGCGTACCTGGAGAAGCACGCCCAGGGCTGGGCGAAGGAGGGCGGCCCCGCCGCCACCGCGCAGCTGGTGCTCGCCGCCCACGCCACCGGGACGGACGCCCGTGACTTCGGCGGCGTCGACCTCGTCAGGCAGCTCAACGCGACGGGCCCGGCGCCCGCCGCGACCGCAGTGCCCTCGCCCACCGCGACGGCGCCTTCGAAGCCCGCGGACACGAGCAGCGACGACGAGGGGCTCGGCCTCTGGTGGATCATCGGCATCGGTCTCGCCTTCGGCGCGGGCATCGGCTTCCTGCTCAGTGGACGCCGGAAGAACCAGCAGCTGTGA
- a CDS encoding ABC transporter ATP-binding protein has translation MIRFEQVSVRYEGAGRPTLSEVDLTIPEGELVLVVGPSGVGKSTLLGAVSGLVPHFTGGVLTGRVTVGGRDTRTHKPRELADLVGTVGQDPLAHFVTDTVEDELAYGMESLGLAPDVMRRRVEETLDLLGLAELRDRPIATLSGGQRQRVAIGSVLTPHPEVLVLDEPTSALDPAAAEDVLAVLQRLVHDLGTTVLMAEHRLERVVQYADQVLLLPGPGAAPVMGAPADIMALSPVRPPVVALGKLVGWDPLPLSVRDARRRAVDLRARLADVEPPARDASAAATVAPLPAPPAPRPGLLARFLGRRPDPVAARPTVHGPATVVEGLGVRHGRVQALRGVTLSVAPGETVALMGRNGAGKSTLLSTLVGMVEPTTGSVLVGGLRPSRTPPRDMVRRVGLVPQEPRDLLYADTVAGECAAADSDAGAPAGSCRALVSELLPGVPDDVHPRDLSEGQRLALALALVLTARPPLLLLDEPTRGLDYAAKGRLVGVLRRLAAEGHAIVMATHDVELAAELSHRVVILADGEVVADGPTPQVVVSSPAFAPQTAKILAPRQWLTVSQVRTALEGLA, from the coding sequence ATGATCCGGTTCGAGCAGGTCTCGGTGCGGTACGAGGGCGCCGGGCGCCCCACGCTGTCCGAGGTGGACCTCACGATCCCCGAGGGCGAACTGGTGCTGGTCGTCGGCCCCTCCGGTGTCGGCAAGTCGACTCTGCTGGGTGCGGTGTCCGGCCTCGTGCCGCACTTCACCGGCGGGGTGCTGACGGGCCGGGTCACGGTCGGCGGCCGTGACACCCGGACGCACAAGCCGCGTGAACTCGCCGATCTGGTGGGCACCGTGGGCCAGGACCCGCTCGCCCACTTCGTGACGGACACCGTCGAGGACGAGCTGGCCTACGGCATGGAGTCGCTGGGCCTCGCCCCGGACGTGATGCGGCGCCGGGTCGAGGAGACGCTGGACCTGCTGGGTCTCGCCGAGCTGCGGGACCGGCCGATCGCCACGCTCTCCGGGGGCCAGCGGCAGCGGGTCGCGATCGGCTCGGTCCTCACCCCGCACCCAGAGGTCCTGGTCCTGGACGAGCCGACGTCCGCCCTGGACCCGGCGGCGGCCGAGGACGTGCTGGCGGTACTCCAGCGGCTGGTGCACGACCTGGGCACGACGGTGCTGATGGCCGAGCACCGGCTGGAGCGTGTGGTGCAGTACGCGGACCAGGTCCTCCTGCTGCCCGGACCCGGCGCCGCCCCCGTGATGGGCGCGCCCGCGGACATCATGGCGCTCTCGCCCGTCCGGCCGCCGGTGGTGGCCCTGGGCAAGCTGGTGGGCTGGGATCCGCTGCCGCTGTCCGTGCGCGACGCCCGGCGCCGGGCGGTGGACCTGCGGGCCCGCCTCGCCGACGTCGAACCGCCCGCGCGTGACGCCTCGGCGGCCGCCACCGTCGCCCCGCTCCCCGCTCCGCCGGCACCTCGCCCGGGTCTCCTGGCCCGGTTCCTCGGCCGTCGTCCGGACCCGGTCGCCGCGCGGCCCACGGTCCACGGCCCCGCCACCGTCGTCGAGGGGCTCGGGGTGCGGCACGGGCGGGTCCAGGCGCTGCGCGGGGTGACTCTCTCCGTCGCACCGGGCGAGACCGTGGCCCTGATGGGCCGCAACGGCGCGGGCAAGTCGACGCTGCTGTCGACCCTGGTCGGGATGGTCGAGCCGACCACGGGCTCCGTCCTCGTCGGCGGTCTGCGTCCGTCCCGTACCCCGCCGCGCGACATGGTGCGCCGGGTGGGACTGGTACCGCAGGAACCGCGCGATCTGCTGTACGCGGACACGGTCGCCGGCGAGTGCGCGGCGGCCGACTCCGACGCGGGAGCGCCTGCGGGCAGTTGCCGGGCGCTGGTCTCCGAGCTGCTGCCCGGGGTGCCCGACGACGTCCACCCCCGTGACCTCTCGGAGGGGCAGCGCCTCGCGCTCGCCCTCGCCCTGGTGCTCACCGCCCGCCCTCCTCTCCTCCTCCTGGACGAGCCGACGCGCGGACTGGACTACGCGGCGAAGGGGCGGCTCGTCGGCGTACTGCGGCGGCTGGCCGCGGAGGGCCACGCCATAGTCATGGCCACGCATGATGTGGAGCTGGCGGCGGAGCTGTCGCACCGGGTGGTGATCCTGGCCGACGGTGAGGTGGTCGCCGACGGCCCGACCCCGCAGGTCGTGGTCTCCTCCCCCGCTTTCGCCCCGCAGACCGCGAAGATCCTGGCGCCGCGGCAGTGGCTGACCGTGTCACAGGTGCGCACCGCTCTGGAGGGCCTCGCGTGA
- a CDS encoding energy-coupling factor transporter transmembrane protein EcfT: MTRYAGPARLRHALRAPGSTRGNALPAGAWWLWALGLATAASRTTNPMLLGLLVGVAGYVVAARRTDAPWARSYGAFIKLGLFVVAVRLLFSVFLGSSVPGTHTLFTVPEVSLPDWARGVRIGGRVPAEQVVFALYEGAKLAALLICVGAANSLANPARLLKSLPGALYEVGVAVVVAMTFAPNMVADVARLRTARRLRGRPTGGVRAVLQIGLPVLEGALERSVAVAASMDARGYGRTARVPPAVRRTTHVLTLGGLLGVCAGTYGLLAAQGAAHGLPLLLAGLVAALAGLRLGGRRSVRTRYRPDRWGVRAWLVAGSGAAVAAVMIWAGAADPDAMRPGVVPLTAPVLPLLPAAAVLIGLLPAAVAPLPSSPSDSKELA; this comes from the coding sequence ATGACCCGCTACGCCGGCCCTGCCCGGCTCCGCCATGCCCTGCGCGCCCCTGGGAGCACCCGTGGCAACGCGCTGCCGGCCGGGGCCTGGTGGCTGTGGGCGCTGGGGCTGGCGACCGCCGCGTCCCGTACGACCAACCCGATGCTGCTCGGGCTGCTGGTCGGGGTGGCCGGCTATGTGGTGGCGGCACGCCGTACGGACGCGCCGTGGGCCCGTTCGTACGGGGCGTTCATCAAGCTCGGTCTGTTCGTCGTCGCCGTACGACTGCTGTTCTCCGTCTTCCTCGGCTCCTCCGTCCCCGGTACGCACACCCTGTTCACGGTGCCCGAGGTGTCGTTGCCCGACTGGGCGCGGGGGGTCAGGATCGGCGGCCGGGTCCCCGCGGAGCAGGTGGTCTTCGCGCTGTACGAGGGCGCGAAGCTGGCCGCCCTGCTGATCTGCGTCGGTGCGGCGAACTCGCTGGCCAATCCGGCCCGGCTGCTGAAGTCCCTGCCCGGCGCCCTGTACGAGGTGGGGGTCGCGGTCGTCGTCGCGATGACGTTCGCGCCGAACATGGTCGCCGACGTGGCACGGCTGCGGACGGCCCGCCGGCTGCGCGGCCGTCCGACCGGCGGGGTCCGGGCGGTCCTCCAGATCGGGCTGCCGGTGCTGGAGGGCGCGCTGGAGCGCTCGGTGGCCGTGGCGGCGTCGATGGACGCGCGGGGGTACGGGCGCACCGCGCGGGTCCCGCCCGCCGTCCGGCGGACCACGCACGTGCTGACGCTCGGCGGACTGCTGGGCGTGTGCGCGGGGACGTACGGGCTGCTGGCGGCGCAGGGCGCGGCGCACGGGCTGCCGCTGCTGCTGGCCGGCCTGGTCGCGGCGCTGGCGGGCCTCAGGCTCGGGGGGCGCCGCTCGGTCCGTACCCGGTACCGGCCGGACCGCTGGGGTGTACGCGCCTGGCTCGTCGCGGGCTCGGGCGCGGCCGTCGCGGCGGTGATGATCTGGGCGGGCGCCGCGGACCCGGACGCCATGCGCCCGGGTGTCGTACCGCTCACGGCTCCCGTCCTCCCGCTGCTGCCCGCCGCCGCTGTGCTGATCGGGCTGCTGCCCGCCGCCGTGGCGCCTCTTCCCTCTTCCCCCTCGGACTCCAAGGAGCTCGCATGA
- a CDS encoding ECF transporter S component, with the protein MRARSARPVRLGPHAVAALVLVSAVGLVGFGWPLLAGADSGLAHEQDAPWLFAVLLVLLVGVVLATIADSGLDAKAVAMLGVLAAVGAALRPLGAGTAGLEPMFFLMVLSGRVLGPGFGFVLGSVTMFASALLTGGVGPWMPFQMLSMGWFTMGAGLLPGPDRLRGRGELLMLAGYGFVAAFAYGTVMNLYGWTIVPGLGSGISFVAGDPLHENLVRFVAYCAATSLGWDLGRAVLTVVLVLAVGPTLLRALRRATRRAAFDARAAFEARASLDARAD; encoded by the coding sequence GTGAGGGCGCGGTCCGCCCGCCCGGTACGGCTCGGTCCGCACGCCGTGGCCGCGCTCGTCCTGGTCAGCGCGGTCGGACTGGTCGGGTTCGGCTGGCCGCTGCTGGCGGGGGCGGACTCCGGTCTCGCCCACGAGCAGGACGCGCCGTGGCTGTTCGCCGTGCTGCTGGTGCTGCTCGTCGGGGTCGTACTCGCGACGATCGCCGACTCCGGTCTGGACGCGAAGGCCGTCGCGATGCTGGGGGTGCTGGCCGCCGTCGGGGCGGCGCTGCGTCCGCTGGGCGCGGGGACGGCCGGCCTGGAGCCCATGTTCTTCCTGATGGTGCTGAGCGGCCGGGTGCTGGGCCCCGGCTTCGGCTTCGTGCTCGGCTCGGTGACGATGTTCGCCTCGGCGCTGCTCACGGGCGGGGTCGGGCCGTGGATGCCGTTCCAGATGCTGTCCATGGGCTGGTTCACGATGGGCGCGGGCCTGCTGCCCGGCCCGGACCGCCTGCGCGGCCGGGGCGAGCTGCTGATGCTGGCGGGCTACGGCTTCGTGGCGGCGTTCGCGTACGGCACGGTGATGAATCTGTACGGCTGGACGATCGTGCCCGGGCTCGGTTCCGGCATCTCCTTCGTCGCGGGCGACCCGCTCCACGAGAACCTGGTCCGCTTCGTCGCGTACTGCGCCGCCACCTCGCTCGGCTGGGACCTGGGCCGGGCGGTCCTGACCGTCGTACTGGTCCTGGCCGTCGGTCCCACCCTGCTGAGAGCCCTGCGCCGGGCCACGCGCCGCGCGGCGTTCGACGCCCGGGCCGCCTTCGAGGCCCGGGCCTCCTTGGACGCCCGGGCGGACTGA
- a CDS encoding TetR family transcriptional regulator, protein MTSTEGPAQPAVRTRDAARTKAEILTVATQEFARLGYAGARVDEIAARTRTTKRMIYYYFGGKEQLFTAVLERAYTRIREAEQLLDVEHLDPVAAVRRLAEVTFDHHEDHPDFIRLVSIENIHEAEHIAASAELSRISSPAIEVLRRILDTGRASGLFTADVDAVDLHAMISSFCFFRIANRHTFGALFGRDLVDAGRREHYRTMLGDMIIAYLTADRAA, encoded by the coding sequence ATGACCAGCACCGAAGGACCCGCCCAGCCCGCCGTGCGCACCCGCGACGCGGCGCGCACCAAGGCCGAGATCCTGACCGTGGCGACGCAGGAGTTCGCCCGTCTCGGCTACGCGGGCGCCCGGGTCGACGAGATCGCCGCCCGCACCCGCACGACGAAGCGGATGATCTACTACTACTTCGGCGGCAAGGAACAGCTGTTCACCGCCGTCCTGGAGCGCGCGTACACCAGGATCCGGGAGGCCGAACAGCTGCTGGACGTCGAGCACCTGGACCCCGTGGCGGCGGTCCGCCGACTGGCCGAGGTGACCTTCGACCACCACGAGGACCACCCGGACTTCATCCGCCTGGTCAGCATCGAGAACATCCACGAGGCCGAACACATCGCGGCGTCGGCCGAGTTGAGCCGCATCAGCTCCCCGGCGATCGAGGTCCTGCGGCGCATTCTCGACACCGGGCGCGCGTCGGGGCTGTTCACGGCCGACGTCGACGCCGTGGACCTGCACGCGATGATCAGCTCGTTCTGCTTCTTCCGGATCGCCAACCGGCACACCTTCGGCGCGCTCTTCGGCCGCGACCTGGTGGACGCCGGCCGGCGCGAGCACTACCGGACCATGCTCGGCGACATGATCATCGCCTACCTCACGGCCGACCGGGCGGCGTAA
- a CDS encoding shikimate dehydrogenase produces the protein MSPDSYLVGLIGSGIGPSLSPALHEREADRQGLRYLYRLIDIGTLGVPPEKTGELVRSARDMGYDGLNVTHPCKQQVLAHLDALSPQAEALGAVNTVVFEGDLAIGHNTDATGFAASFARGLPDAPLDRVVQLGAGGAGAAVAHALLALGAGRLTVLDAVPDRAAALAESLNRHFGPGRAAAADLLDIEGRTADADGLVNATPVGMAAHPGIPLPAALLHPGLWVAEVVYRPLETALVRTARALGCPTLDGGGMAAFQAADSFRLFTGREPDTARMLADIADLTSAR, from the coding sequence GTGAGCCCGGACTCGTATCTCGTCGGCCTCATCGGCTCCGGCATCGGGCCCTCGCTGAGTCCGGCGCTCCACGAACGCGAGGCGGACCGGCAGGGGCTGCGCTACCTCTACCGCCTCATCGACATCGGCACGCTCGGCGTCCCGCCGGAGAAGACCGGTGAACTCGTCCGCTCCGCAAGAGACATGGGATACGACGGCCTCAACGTCACCCACCCCTGCAAGCAGCAGGTCCTCGCCCACCTCGACGCGCTCTCGCCGCAGGCCGAGGCACTCGGCGCGGTGAACACCGTGGTCTTCGAGGGCGATCTCGCGATCGGCCACAACACCGACGCGACCGGTTTCGCCGCCTCCTTCGCCCGCGGTCTGCCCGACGCGCCGCTGGACCGGGTCGTGCAGCTGGGGGCGGGCGGTGCCGGAGCCGCGGTCGCCCACGCCCTCCTCGCCCTCGGCGCCGGCCGGCTCACCGTGCTGGACGCCGTGCCCGACCGGGCGGCGGCCCTCGCGGAGTCCCTGAACCGCCACTTCGGCCCCGGCCGCGCCGCCGCCGCGGACCTCCTCGACATCGAGGGGCGGACGGCGGACGCCGACGGCCTGGTCAACGCCACACCCGTCGGCATGGCCGCACACCCCGGAATCCCGCTCCCCGCCGCCCTGCTGCACCCCGGACTGTGGGTCGCCGAGGTCGTCTACCGGCCGCTGGAGACCGCACTCGTCCGTACCGCCCGAGCACTCGGCTGCCCCACTCTCGACGGTGGGGGCATGGCCGCCTTCCAAGCCGCCGACTCCTTCCGTCTCTTCACCGGCCGCGAACCCGACACCGCCCGCATGCTCGCCGACATCGCCGACCTCACGTCCGCGCGCTGA
- the aroQ gene encoding type II 3-dehydroquinate dehydratase, translating into MPNPPVPPTGVSVLVLNGPNLNLLGLREPEVYGKDTLAGIDELCRSTAAAHGLRADCRQSNHEGVLVDAIHEARTAHRGIVINPAGYSHTSVAVRDALAAVELPVVEVHLSNIHRREAFRHHSHVSAVADSVICGAGAHGYALAVTHLAKLLEENR; encoded by the coding sequence ATGCCGAACCCCCCGGTCCCGCCGACCGGCGTCTCCGTCCTCGTGCTGAACGGGCCGAATCTCAATCTGCTCGGACTGCGCGAGCCCGAGGTGTACGGCAAGGACACCCTGGCCGGCATCGACGAGCTCTGCCGGAGCACCGCGGCGGCCCACGGGCTGCGCGCCGACTGCCGGCAGAGCAACCACGAGGGTGTGCTCGTCGACGCCATCCATGAAGCCCGCACCGCGCACCGGGGCATCGTGATCAATCCCGCGGGGTACAGCCACACCTCGGTCGCCGTGCGCGACGCGCTCGCCGCCGTGGAGCTGCCCGTCGTGGAGGTCCACCTCTCGAACATCCACCGGCGCGAGGCCTTCCGCCACCACAGTCACGTCTCGGCCGTCGCCGACAGCGTCATCTGCGGGGCGGGCGCCCATGGATACGCCCTGGCCGTCACCCACCTCGCGAAGCTCCTGGAGGAGAACCGGTGA
- a CDS encoding SCO2322 family protein — protein MRRPPATAALLLLIGAVLAVLGAGSAQAAGYRYWSFWEGDGGKDWTYATQGPSVVRPDDGAVQGFRFSVSEDSQDSARPRRAPDFGAVCAGTPAKDGRKRIALVIDPGTPADAPAGEEPPAPRTACAQVAPDASTAEALASVAKPLRYDSSAMLCAISGYPRSGCGEQTGGDSGAGKSSGQATAPTADDADGASEGGGPSVGVLTGVGAVLVLGVAAALRARRRR, from the coding sequence GTGAGGCGCCCGCCGGCCACAGCCGCGCTGCTCCTCCTCATAGGTGCCGTCCTGGCCGTGCTGGGCGCGGGGAGCGCGCAGGCGGCCGGCTACCGCTACTGGTCGTTCTGGGAGGGCGACGGCGGGAAGGACTGGACCTACGCGACGCAGGGGCCTTCCGTGGTCCGGCCGGACGACGGCGCGGTGCAGGGTTTCCGCTTCTCGGTGAGCGAGGACTCCCAGGACTCGGCGCGGCCTCGCCGCGCACCGGACTTCGGGGCCGTCTGCGCGGGCACCCCGGCGAAGGACGGCCGCAAGCGGATCGCGCTGGTCATCGACCCGGGTACGCCGGCCGACGCACCGGCCGGCGAGGAGCCGCCCGCACCGCGTACGGCCTGCGCGCAGGTGGCGCCGGACGCGAGCACGGCGGAGGCCCTCGCCTCGGTGGCGAAGCCGCTGAGGTACGACAGTTCCGCGATGCTCTGCGCAATCTCGGGCTATCCGCGGTCGGGCTGCGGTGAGCAGACCGGCGGGGACTCCGGTGCCGGGAAGTCGAGCGGTCAGGCCACGGCGCCCACCGCGGACGACGCGGACGGTGCCTCCGAGGGCGGCGGTCCGTCGGTGGGTGTGCTCACCGGCGTCGGCGCGGTGCTCGTCCTGGGTGTCGCCGCCGCGCTGCGGGCCCGTCGCCGCCGATGA